A part of Desulfovibrio legallii genomic DNA contains:
- a CDS encoding Nif3-like dinuclear metal center hexameric protein, whose translation MQLTEIIAAIEKIAPLGHAAAWDLSGLQVAARRTEVTALAVCLDPTPASLAAALAQGAEMVLSHHPLHLKPALPNRCDNYREALRLLLCADVPLYAAHTSLDVNPYGPAGWLARDLDLRNLSVLEPAAPAQGAELPPGYGLAGDLPEACSVAALAARLARQGLDLATAVCCGPQPRSVRRVAYCTGSGASLMDAAAQAGAQLYITGDVKYHAALEAAVCLLDVGHHSLEEEMMRRMSLLLQQALAGVTVRFVPSRSPFRPVVFS comes from the coding sequence ATGCAACTCACTGAAATAATTGCCGCCATAGAAAAAATCGCCCCCCTGGGGCACGCCGCCGCGTGGGATCTTTCCGGCCTGCAGGTGGCTGCCCGGCGCACGGAAGTCACGGCGCTGGCCGTCTGCCTGGACCCCACCCCCGCCTCCCTGGCCGCCGCCCTGGCGCAAGGAGCGGAAATGGTCCTCAGCCACCACCCGCTGCACCTTAAGCCCGCCCTGCCCAACCGCTGCGACAACTATCGCGAGGCCCTGCGCCTGCTTCTCTGCGCGGACGTGCCCCTGTATGCAGCGCACACCTCGCTGGACGTTAATCCTTACGGCCCGGCGGGCTGGCTGGCGCGGGATCTGGACCTTCGCAACCTGAGCGTGCTGGAGCCCGCGGCCCCGGCCCAGGGCGCGGAGCTGCCCCCAGGCTACGGCCTGGCGGGCGACCTGCCTGAGGCCTGCTCCGTAGCGGCCCTGGCGGCCAGGCTGGCCCGGCAGGGGCTGGACCTTGCCACGGCCGTCTGCTGCGGCCCGCAACCCCGAAGCGTCCGCCGGGTGGCCTACTGCACGGGTTCGGGCGCTTCCCTGATGGACGCGGCCGCCCAGGCCGGCGCGCAGCTCTATATTACCGGCGACGTCAAATACCACGCGGCGCTTGAAGCCGCCGTCTGCCTTCTGGATGTGGGCCACCACAGCCTGGAGGAAGAAATGATGCGCCGCATGAGTCTTTTGCTGCAACAAGCCCTGGCGGGGGTCACGGTCCGTTTTGTGCCGTCGCGTTCGCCGTTCCGCCCTGTTGTGTTTTCTTGA
- a CDS encoding phosphoribosylformylglycinamidine synthase subunit PurQ, with product MGTVNTLVITGYGTNSHLETAHTARLAGADRADVVHFSDLVAAKVHLDDYHFLIFPGGFLDGDDLGAAQTAVMRWRYLKDAAGVPLREQLASFLDAGKLVLGICNGFQLLVKLGVLPALDGHRFERQVSLGHNDSARFEDRWVRLAPNPHSPCVFTSGLPPLAMPVRHGEGKLVPRDAACLRRLEAENLIALQYADPTTNLPTQEYPYNPNGSALAIAGLTDPTGRVLGLMPHPEAFHHVTNHPGWTRGELDPPGTLLFVNAVRYLRGL from the coding sequence ATGGGCACGGTCAATACGCTGGTCATCACCGGCTACGGCACCAACTCGCATCTCGAAACCGCGCACACCGCCCGGCTGGCCGGGGCCGACCGGGCCGACGTGGTGCACTTTTCCGACTTGGTGGCCGCCAAGGTTCACCTGGACGACTACCACTTCCTTATCTTTCCCGGCGGGTTTCTGGACGGCGACGACCTGGGCGCAGCTCAGACGGCCGTCATGCGCTGGCGCTACCTGAAGGACGCCGCGGGCGTGCCCTTGCGGGAGCAGCTGGCCAGCTTTCTGGACGCGGGCAAACTGGTGCTGGGCATCTGCAACGGCTTCCAGCTTCTCGTCAAACTGGGCGTGCTGCCCGCCCTGGACGGCCATCGCTTTGAGCGGCAGGTCTCCCTGGGTCACAACGACTCCGCCCGCTTTGAGGACCGCTGGGTGCGCCTTGCGCCCAACCCCCACAGCCCCTGCGTCTTCACCAGCGGCCTGCCGCCCCTGGCCATGCCCGTGCGCCACGGCGAAGGCAAGCTCGTGCCCCGCGACGCGGCATGCCTGCGCCGCCTGGAGGCGGAAAACCTCATCGCCCTCCAGTACGCGGACCCGACCACAAACCTGCCCACGCAGGAGTATCCTTATAATCCCAACGGTTCGGCCCTGGCCATCGCGGGCCTTACGGATCCTACCGGCCGCGTGCTGGGCCTCATGCCCCATCCGGAAGCCTTCCACCACGTCACCAACCACCCCGGCTGGACCAGGGGCGAGCTGGACCCGCCGGGCACCCTGCTTTTTGTCAACGCGGTGCGCTACCTGCGCGGGCTTTAG
- a CDS encoding CTP synthase, whose product MKTKYIFVTGGVLSSLGKGLAAASLGALLQTRGLTVTIQKLDPYINVDPGTMNPFQHGEVFVTDDGAETDLDLGHYERYLNVPMSRKNNTTSGAIYNHVIAKERHGDYLGATVQVIPHITDEIKSVVLSLAEGDDAPDVAIIEIGGTVGDIEGLPFLEAIRQLRSELGRDNCLNIHLTLVPYLRTAGEHKTKPTQHSVKELLSIGIQPDIILCRCEQSIPEELRRKIALFCNVDQDAVFSSVDVNNIYEVPLKFYEEGFDQKVAIMLRLPARNAHLEAWEKLVSDCANPKGKVTIAIVGKYVDLKEAYKSLHEALIHGGVANRVEVELRYVNSENVTEANAAGHFAGCDGILVPGGFGYRGVEGKIAAIRYAREKGVPFFGICLGMQCAVIEFARHVAGLEDANSEEFNPLSDHKVIYLMTEWYDFRTKNVERRDAGSDKGGTMRLGAYPCKLLPGTKAHDAYKKDLVEERHRHRYEFNNAFRELFGQKGMVFSGTAPDDSLVEIIELPDHPWFLGCQFHPEFKSRPMNAHPLFREFIGAAKKYAKGQGKN is encoded by the coding sequence ATGAAAACAAAGTATATTTTTGTGACGGGCGGTGTGCTTTCGTCACTGGGCAAAGGCCTGGCGGCCGCTTCCCTGGGCGCGTTGCTGCAGACGCGCGGGCTGACGGTCACCATCCAGAAGCTGGACCCGTACATCAACGTGGACCCCGGCACCATGAACCCCTTTCAGCACGGCGAAGTCTTCGTCACCGACGACGGCGCCGAGACCGACCTGGACCTGGGCCACTACGAGCGCTACCTCAACGTGCCCATGTCCCGCAAGAACAACACCACCTCCGGGGCCATTTACAACCATGTCATCGCCAAGGAGCGCCACGGCGACTACCTGGGCGCCACGGTGCAGGTGATTCCCCACATCACCGACGAGATCAAGAGCGTGGTGCTTTCGCTGGCCGAGGGCGACGACGCGCCCGATGTGGCCATCATCGAGATTGGCGGCACCGTGGGCGATATTGAAGGCCTGCCGTTTCTGGAAGCCATCCGCCAGTTGCGGTCGGAGCTTGGGCGCGACAACTGCCTGAACATCCACCTTACTCTGGTGCCCTATCTGCGCACGGCGGGCGAGCACAAGACCAAGCCCACCCAGCACAGCGTCAAGGAGCTGCTCTCCATCGGCATCCAGCCGGACATCATCCTCTGCCGCTGCGAGCAGAGCATCCCCGAAGAGCTGCGGCGCAAGATCGCCCTGTTCTGCAACGTGGACCAGGACGCCGTGTTCTCCTCTGTGGATGTGAACAACATCTATGAAGTGCCCCTCAAGTTTTACGAAGAAGGCTTTGACCAGAAGGTGGCCATTATGCTGCGCCTGCCCGCGCGCAACGCCCACCTGGAAGCCTGGGAAAAGCTGGTCAGCGACTGCGCCAACCCCAAGGGCAAGGTGACCATTGCCATTGTGGGCAAGTATGTGGATTTGAAAGAAGCCTACAAGAGCCTGCACGAGGCCCTCATCCACGGCGGCGTGGCCAACCGGGTGGAGGTGGAGCTGCGCTACGTCAATTCCGAAAATGTGACCGAGGCCAACGCCGCCGGGCACTTTGCGGGCTGCGACGGCATTCTGGTGCCCGGCGGCTTCGGCTACCGCGGCGTGGAAGGCAAGATTGCGGCCATCCGCTACGCGCGGGAAAAGGGCGTGCCCTTCTTCGGCATCTGCCTCGGCATGCAGTGCGCGGTCATTGAATTTGCCCGGCATGTGGCCGGCCTGGAGGACGCCAACTCCGAGGAATTTAACCCCCTTTCGGATCACAAGGTCATTTACCTTATGACCGAGTGGTACGACTTCCGCACCAAGAACGTGGAGCGGCGCGACGCGGGCAGCGACAAAGGCGGCACCATGCGCCTGGGCGCATACCCCTGCAAACTTTTGCCCGGCACCAAGGCGCACGACGCCTATAAAAAGGACCTGGTGGAAGAGCGCCACCGCCACCGCTACGAATTCAACAACGCCTTCCGCGAGCTGTTCGGCCAGAAGGGCATGGTCTTCAGCGGCACGGCCCCGGACGACTCCCTGGTGGAGATCATTGAGCTGCCGGACCACCCCTGGTTTCTGGGCTGTCAGTTCCACCCGGAGTTCAAATCCCGGCCCATGAACGCGCATCCTCTGTTCCGCGAGTTTATCGGCGCGGCCAAGAAGTATGCCAAGGGGCAGGGCAAAAACTGA